From Lytechinus variegatus isolate NC3 chromosome 16, Lvar_3.0, whole genome shotgun sequence, the proteins below share one genomic window:
- the LOC121430404 gene encoding tripartite motif-containing protein 2-like, which translates to MASLNTLLDSVVSEEVECAICLNKLDTPRILSCLHSFCEKCLEKCIRNRKDSKDDSSQSGNSSLKCALCKEYTALPDSGVRGLRLDFRATRLVEALQEQETRERKLASSAHRCEACGCTESGETASTDSPFTYCRECCQVLCQRCSAAHAGLRLTQSHTVAKISDLLNGKVTIQSKDHSMLCPKHADEKLKIFCVTCLEPVCHDCTLIDHNREQGHQLQFLKDFIPTIREELSSRTEEVTEKSGEFSEFLNLVDDLETHIIDKTKTTSKSIQNAVVDYSSRVEEVHFQMEKVACDYLGEKTKQLNQLRRKTQHIKSLAEKSLSLTQQILENEQDLVGLASMYKSLREAMDRAIAEKPDEQKLKNIRKSIDRLHYHVTPLEAKIGKVSIGCSCRERSSSSVACKNGPKDVLFTRDGRMSAIVQAECIGGRPETVYVKTGTETLYKLDTRDAGKRYEGYYSSSRQSYSATVRGVYEAKDVKCPAVFAAIKQTATSFPNCTSFSWTRWLPTLQYDSIRCFTALSDHRFIIATTDAKLYILGDALGELSHDLPVKRSISGLATDNEDNIYITDRDNHKIFILRSDGNLKNTLTVEDISPTCIAVPHMGPEVIAVAHEPATVSVLDHYGNSLCSIHNEQWKKVAIGCDADRLLYILWSDRNNKKTLQRYTFQGMQVDTLFEKESHSYTDLVLAVSPTGACAAAVVTTTGVDGKVATVAPREKPSPEVLP; encoded by the coding sequence ATGGCATCCTTAAACACTTTGTTAGACTCTGTTGTCTCGGAGGAAGTTGAATGTGCAATTTGCCTCAACAAATTGGATACACCGCGAATACTCTCATGCTTGCACAGCTTCTGTGAGAAGTGCTTGGAGAAGTGCATCCGAAACCGCAAAGACTCGAAAGACGATTCCTCTCAGTCGGGCAACAGCAGCTTGAAGTGCGCCCTCTGCAAGGAATATACTGCCCTTCCGGACTCTGGTGTTCGAGGACTGAGACTTGACTTCAGAGCTACTCGATTAGTAGAAGCCCTTCAAGAACAGGAAACCCGGGAACGCAAACTTGCTAGTTCGGCACATCGCTGCGAGGCATGCGGATGCACTGAATCTGGAGAAACTGCTTCTACGGATTCACCATTTACCTACTGCAGAGAATGCTGCCAAGTCCTCTGCCAACGCTGCTCCGCGGCCCATGCTGGTTTGCGACTGACCCAATCACACACAGTCGCTAAGATATCTGACTTGCTCAATGGGAAGGTCACCATCCAGAGTAAGGACCACTCAATGCTATGCCCGAAGCATGCTGACGAAAAGCTGAAGATATTCTGTGTGACCTGTCTTGAGCCTGTTTGCCACGATTGCACCCTGATAGATCATAACCGAGAGCAGGGTCACCAACTCCAATTCCTGAAGGATTTTATTCCAACCATTCGTGAAGAGCTAAGTTCACGTACAGAAGAGGTTACAGAGAAATCCGGGGAATTCTCGGAATTTCTCAACTTGGTTGATGACTTGGAAACCCATATCATAGACAAAACTAAGACAACCAGCAAAAGCATACAGAATGCTGTTGTCGACTACAGCAGCAGAGTTGAAGAAGTGCATTTTCAAATGGAGAAGGTAGCTTGTGATTATCTAGGTGAAAAGACAAAGCAATTAAACCAATTGAGGAGGAAGACGCAGCACATTAAATCACTGGCGGAAAAGAGTTTGTCCCTGACGCAGCAAATCCTAGAGAATGAGCAGGATCTTGTCGGCTTGGCCTCTATGTATAAAAGTCTTAGAGAAGCCATGGACAGAGCCATAGCTGAAAAACCCGATGAGCAGAAGCTAAAAAATATAAGGAAATCTATAGATCGTTTGCACTACCACGTGACACCTCTTGAGGCAAAAATCGGTAAGGTGTCCATAGGATGTAGCTGCAGAGAACGCAGTTCGTCGAGTGTGGCTTGTAAGAATGGTCCAAAAGATGTTCTGTTTACAAGGGATGGAAGAATGTCGGCCATTGTCCAAGCTGAATGCATTGGAGGGAGACCAGAGACAGTTTATGTCAAGACCGGTACTGAGACGCTTTACAAACTTGACACGAGAGATGCAGGGAAGAGATACGAAGGCTACTACAGCAGCAGTAGGCAATCCTATTCGGCCACTGTTAGGGGAGTTTATGAGGCCAAGGATGTTAAATGTCCCGCTGTGTTTGCAGCTATCAAGCAGACAGCGACCAGCTTCCCAAACTGTACCTCGTTCAGTTGGACCCGATGGCTTCCAACTCTACAGTACGACAGCATCAGATGTTTTACTGCTCTGTCAGATCATCGCTTCATCATTGCAACCACTGATGCAAAGTTGTACATCCTTGGGGATGCTCTAGGCGAGCTATCTCATGATTTACCAGTGAAAAGAAGTATCTCCGGCTTGGCAACAGACAACGAGGACAACATCTACATCACTGATCGCGACAACCACAAGATCTTTATCCTACGGTCCGATGGCAACTTGAAGAATACATTGACCGTTGAGGATATCTCCCCAACCTGCATCGCCGTCCCTCACATGGGGCCAGAGGTCATTGCAGTTGCGCATGAACCAGCTACAGTATCCGTCCTAGACCATTACGGGAATTCCCTGTGTTCCATCCACAACGAGCAATGGAAGAAGGTGGCCATCGGATGTGACGCTGATCGGTTGCTTTACATCCTATGGTCCGACCGAAACAACAAGAAGACGCTACAGCGATACACCTTCcagggaatgcaggtggacacCCTGTTTGAGAAGGAATCGCACAGCTACACCGATCTTGTCCTGGCAGTATCACCTACAGGAGCTTGCGCGGCTGCAGTGGTCACAACTACCGGTGTTGATGGCAAAGTGGCTACTGTAGCACCAAGAGAAAAACCGTCCCCAGAAGTGCTCCCATAG